One genomic window of Sporocytophaga myxococcoides DSM 11118 includes the following:
- a CDS encoding sugar phosphate isomerase/epimerase family protein yields MRTIKGPGIFLAQFMDDNAPFNSLENCCRWAASLGFKGVQIPTWDERCINLKLAAESKTYADELNGIVKATGLEVTELSSHLQGQLVAVNPALSDQFDGFAPKELRGNYQARTEWAIQQLKYAAKASQNLGLNAHATFSGALIWHNVYPWPQRKPGQVEDTFKELAQRWTPILNAFEDAGIDLCYEIHPGEDLHDGITFERFLKATGNHKRANMLYDPSHLLLQQINYLDYIDIYHEHIKMFHVKDAEFNPTGRSGVYGGYQEWINRPGRFRSLGDGQVNFKAIFSKLAQYDFPGWAVLEWECCLKNQIDGAREGAEFISKSIIKVSERSFDDFAK; encoded by the coding sequence ATGAGAACTATTAAAGGGCCCGGGATCTTTCTTGCTCAATTTATGGATGACAATGCACCATTCAATTCATTGGAGAATTGTTGCAGATGGGCAGCATCATTGGGTTTTAAAGGTGTACAGATCCCAACATGGGATGAAAGATGTATAAATCTTAAGCTGGCCGCTGAAAGCAAAACTTATGCAGATGAATTAAATGGCATAGTTAAAGCTACTGGTTTAGAAGTAACAGAATTATCTTCCCACCTGCAGGGCCAGCTTGTTGCTGTTAATCCAGCTCTTAGTGATCAGTTTGATGGTTTTGCTCCGAAAGAGCTTAGAGGGAATTATCAGGCAAGAACTGAATGGGCAATTCAGCAATTGAAATATGCAGCAAAGGCCAGTCAGAATTTAGGATTAAATGCTCATGCTACATTTTCTGGAGCTCTTATTTGGCATAATGTTTATCCATGGCCTCAAAGAAAACCTGGTCAGGTTGAAGATACATTCAAAGAACTTGCACAGAGGTGGACTCCGATATTGAATGCCTTTGAAGATGCCGGTATTGACTTATGCTATGAAATTCATCCGGGTGAAGATTTGCACGATGGTATTACTTTTGAAAGGTTTCTGAAAGCAACCGGAAATCATAAAAGAGCAAACATGTTGTATGATCCAAGCCACTTGCTGTTGCAGCAGATTAATTATCTTGACTACATAGATATTTATCATGAACATATCAAAATGTTTCATGTGAAGGACGCTGAGTTTAATCCTACCGGTAGATCAGGAGTGTATGGAGGTTATCAGGAATGGATAAACAGACCAGGTCGGTTCAGGTCACTGGGAGACGGGCAAGTGAATTTCAAAGCAATATTTAGTAAACTTGCTCAATATGATTTTCCAGGATGGGCAGTTCTTGAGTGGGAATGTTGTCTTAAAAATCAAATAGACGGTGCGAGAGAAGGGGCTGAATTTATCAGCAAAAGTATTATTAAAGTGAGCGAACGTAGCTTTGATGATTTCGCCAAATAA
- a CDS encoding Gfo/Idh/MocA family protein, whose amino-acid sequence MKRKIRMGMVGGGQDAFIGAVHRMAAVLDGEIELVCGAFSSSEVKSKASGAELYLSPDRAYASFEEMISKEKSLPEDVRMDFVSIVTPNFLHVKQAMLALENGFHVLCEKPLALSSSEALTLRDKVKQSGLLFGLMHNYTGYPMVKEAKAIVNSGKLGPIRKVIAEYVQGWLASRIEESGQKQADWRTDPDKAGISCCVGDIGTHAENLAEYITGLKISELSADVSTFVKGRMLDDDASVLLRFDNGAKGVLFSSQIAIGEENELKIRVYGEKGSIEWLQSEPNSLLVKMAGEPVQIYRTGVDKGYLSKAALSGTRLPGGHPEGYIESLANIYKEFARAIKVNQEDGYEEFDFPDIEDGVRGMRFIEAVIESGHKNAQWVKL is encoded by the coding sequence ATGAAAAGAAAAATAAGAATGGGCATGGTAGGTGGTGGTCAGGATGCGTTTATCGGAGCGGTCCATCGTATGGCAGCGGTTCTTGATGGTGAGATAGAATTGGTTTGCGGTGCATTCAGCAGTAGTGAAGTTAAATCAAAGGCTTCCGGTGCTGAACTGTATTTATCTCCTGACCGAGCATATGCTTCTTTTGAAGAAATGATTAGTAAGGAGAAGTCTTTGCCGGAAGATGTTCGTATGGATTTCGTTTCCATTGTTACGCCGAATTTTCTTCATGTTAAGCAAGCGATGTTGGCTCTTGAAAATGGTTTCCACGTTTTGTGCGAGAAACCTCTGGCCCTTTCTTCTTCTGAAGCATTGACGCTTCGTGATAAAGTTAAGCAATCAGGTCTGTTATTCGGATTGATGCATAATTATACTGGTTATCCAATGGTAAAGGAAGCCAAAGCGATTGTTAATAGTGGTAAACTTGGGCCTATAAGAAAGGTAATAGCAGAGTATGTCCAAGGCTGGCTTGCATCAAGAATTGAAGAATCCGGACAGAAGCAAGCAGACTGGAGAACTGATCCAGATAAAGCTGGAATCAGTTGCTGTGTCGGAGATATTGGCACGCACGCTGAAAACCTTGCGGAGTATATTACCGGATTAAAGATTTCAGAATTGAGTGCAGACGTATCGACCTTTGTGAAAGGTAGAATGCTTGATGACGATGCAAGTGTTTTACTGAGATTTGATAATGGTGCAAAAGGAGTTTTATTTTCAAGTCAGATTGCGATTGGTGAAGAGAATGAATTAAAGATCAGGGTTTATGGAGAGAAGGGAAGTATAGAGTGGCTTCAATCTGAACCAAATAGTCTTTTAGTTAAAATGGCTGGAGAACCTGTTCAGATATATAGAACGGGTGTTGATAAAGGATATCTTTCAAAGGCTGCATTAAGCGGAACCCGATTGCCTGGAGGGCATCCTGAAGGTTACATTGAATCACTTGCAAACATCTACAAGGAGTTTGCCAGAGCTATTAAAGTAAATCAGGAAGATGGGTATGAGGAGTTTGATTTTCCGGATATAGAAGATGGAGTAAGAGGAATGCGCTTTATAGAAGCTGTTATTGAATCAGGTCATAAAAATGCCCAATGGGTGAAATTATAG